The Candidatus Nitrosocosmicus franklandus genome contains a region encoding:
- a CDS encoding ribosome biogenesis protein, with translation MLSLIIADASIETIPLNLYKHHSLKKMRRFNKGPTDILLDRSFHHFAMVSSGMADLHKRGRPDILHIALVNALATPLYRKNMLKVFIHTIDNNVILVGDDVRIPKSYMRFEGLMLNLLKNKKIVSDDGKILLEMTSEMNIGYLIKEVIKSDSVVGFSTTGNYRNLESITMDLSQFTNPCVIIGGFPKGYFSKSVDVYFDKKYSISDMGLESHVVISRLLYEYEKKVLG, from the coding sequence TTGCTAAGTCTGATAATTGCCGATGCTTCGATCGAAACTATTCCTCTTAATTTATATAAACATCATTCACTTAAAAAAATGCGCCGTTTTAATAAAGGACCTACAGATATTCTGTTGGATAGATCCTTTCATCATTTTGCTATGGTTTCTTCAGGGATGGCAGACCTTCATAAAAGAGGACGACCTGATATCCTTCACATTGCATTAGTAAATGCACTGGCCACTCCACTATATCGTAAAAATATGCTGAAGGTTTTTATTCACACTATTGATAATAACGTTATTCTGGTAGGGGATGATGTTAGAATTCCAAAATCATACATGCGATTCGAGGGATTAATGCTTAATCTTCTTAAGAATAAGAAAATAGTCTCAGATGACGGAAAAATATTGCTAGAAATGACATCTGAAATGAATATTGGATATCTGATAAAAGAAGTCATAAAATCTGATTCTGTAGTAGGATTTTCAACCACCGGTAATTATAGAAATCTTGAATCGATTACCATGGATCTTTCTCAGTTTACCAATCCATGCGTTATCATAGGAGGATTTCCAAAAGGCTATTTTTCTAAAAGCGTAGATGTGTATTTTGATAAGAAATATTCTATCTCCGACATGGGATTAGAGTCCCATGTAGTAATTTCGAGACTATTATATGAGTATGAAAAAAAGGTTTTGGGTTAA